cacccttccctgccctcccaaGAAGTTTCCTCGTCCCTGGAAATTGCCCACCCACAGCTGCAATCCAACCATTTCTCCGACCTCTTCCCGCTTTTCCCCACATCCCACGCCAGGGAAAAATTCCCAAGATTCCCGATTTTTCCGGGCAGGTGGTGGAGGAGACGCAGCAGATCCTGAAGGAATACGGATTCCGCTTCGTCCGGCGCGGCGCCGTCTACGTCAAGGGCAAAGGGGAGCTCCTGACGTTTTTCCTGAAGGGGCGGCGCCGTCTACGTCAAGGGCAAAGGGGAACTCCTGACGTTTTTCCTGAAGGGCCGGGAAAAACCGGGATCGTTCCTTGGAGCCGCCGCTGTGCCCCTGCCCCACCAGGTGCTGGAAAATTCCTGAGGATTCCTCAGGAATATCCGCCGGGATCCGCAACCCATCCCCTCCTTCCCGGaggctttttgggttttttttggagtgGGGCAGGTGTGGATTTTATGCAAAGGCGgatctgggttttttggtttttttccccgGGATTTTCCGCCGCGGGAATGCCGGACTTGGAGTGGTGGCAGCGATTCCAGGAGATCCAAACTCAGGGATGGTTGGGAAGATTCAGCGGGAGCAAATCTGGGATTTGCTGGAAAATTCCTCCCGAATTCCTCCCGGAGCGcggcagggaggagctgggagagctcgGATCCGGGTCCGGCTTGGATTTGGGGAAGGACGGGAGTTGTGTGGTCCAGATCCATAAATTTTATCAGAGAAATGACGGATTTTCGTTTGTGCCCTGTGGCCAGGATCGGGGTtgggatcgggattgggattGGATCGGGATCGGTCTCTGGATCAGGATCGGGATTGGCATTGgggtcaggattgggatcaggatcaggagtGAGATTGGGATCAAGTTTGGGATCAGAACTGGAATTGGAATAgggatcaggatcgggatcTGGATctggattgggattgggattgagACTGGGACTGGAGCAGGATCAGGATTAGGATTTGGATCTGGATTGGGACtggatcaggatcaggattgggattgggatcaggattgaGATCAGATCAGGATCAGAATTtggatcaggattgggattgggatcagagAAGGTtcaggatcgggatcaggattgggatcgggatcaggatcGAGGTCAGATTTAGGATCAGGATCAGAAGTGGAATTGGGATCGAGATTAGGATCAGAATCTGGATTGGGATCAagattgggattgggattgtgATCAGGATGGGGATCTGGATCGGGTTTGGAgttgggaatgggatcagaaTTGAGGCTGGGATTCAGATCAGGATTAGGATTGGGACTGAgatcaggatcaggatgggGATCGGCGGCACCAGGAATGGGGCCCATGGAATTTGGGGAGCCAGGGGCATTCCTGGGGCTCCAACAGAATCAGTGGAATTCCAAAAGCtcattcccaattcccagcctggatttTTCCAGGGATGATGGGAAGGGCTCCAGCGCTTTTCTAAGGGGATGTTGGACTGGGAgggatcctggaatggtttggatgggaagGGACCCAAAATCCCATTCCATGGGCATGGACACATTCCAAACTttccttggacactgccaggaatCCATGGATTCTCTATGTTGGACTGGCAgggatcctggaatggtttggatgggaagGGACCCAAAATCCCATTCCATGGGCATGGACACATTCCAAACTttccttggacactgccaggaatCCATGGATTCTCTGGGtgttccagcccagctgggaattccttcccaaatcccattttccccttccccagggaattccctccattcccagctctcccagcctggaattggatccatccccatcccaactCCTCTCCAGAAAGGATTTCCAGGAATTTAATGGGAATTCGGGACTCCAGGAAGggtctcctttctcttttccatccctgaaTTCCATAAAAACCCCTCAGGATGGATCCTGAGTGTCCTGCATCCCAGAATGGTTCGGGATGGCATCCATGGATTTTAAATCCCATCCTGGTCCAATCCTTCAATCCCAAGCTGCTCCAGGATTTCCTTGGACACTCCCACggatccagggattctctgggaattctttTCCACTCTTCCCAtcctcccaggcaggaattccttcccaaaatcccacctcactctctccttttcctgtgggAATCCATTCCCTGTGCACTTCATTCCCTCATCCCAAATATTCCCCCCCACCCATTCCCAACCTTTGGATTCATCcccaattcccattttttccccatcgCCACCTTCTCCGAACGCACTCAtccatattattttttatttctttgggaaTTTTCCATCCCTCCTTTACAATATTTTACAGGATCCCACCCTTCCAAAAATTCCCAATCGGGATCCATCCCATTCCAAGAATCCCCAACTGGGAATTCCACCCTCATTCCCACCCGGAATCCCgggaattttatttatttatttgtttgtttgtttgtttgtttatttatttatttatttattttaattaggaaGGATTAAGCGCTAAGGGGACACTACAGGGGGTGCGCGAatcctgtgggattttcccgtttttttcctggatttttcccatttttccgggattttcccaatttttcttcCCCGGATTTTCCCGGTCTCCCATCACTGCCCATCcttggaaaagcttttcccGATGGCGTTCTTGAAGAGCGTCACCAGCGGCGTCCGGATCCTCTCCGGGCTCATGAAACCCCCGTAACGTTTCTCCTTCTGGGAATTCCACGGGAATTTCGGGAATTCcgcctcttcctcctcttcctcttcttctgaCGGCTCTTCCCGCcggaattccagctgggaattctccGCCGATTCCTCCTCGGCTCCGTTGGGATAAACCTTGACCGGCCTCCTCTTGCGGCCAACGGGTTTTCCCCATCGGAAGTGCTCCATGGAATACGAGCGCTTCCCGTCTTTTTCCGCCTCTTCCGAGCGGCGGGAAAAGGGAATTCCGGGATCGTTCCCGGCTCCCTCTTCCCGTTTCCTCATCCCGGCGTCGCTGCTGTTTTTCCGGCCGAACTGGTTCCAGCGGAAGTGGCTCATGACATACCGGCGGAGGCTCTCGGAGAGCGGCTGGAATTGCCCGTTCCCGGGAAAGAGCGGCGATTCCAAGGAAAGCTGGGCCCGGCACGACCCCGCGCAGGCCTGGAACGAGGCGGGAAAAAGGGAATTCCggggatggaattcccactTTTTGGGGCCTTCAAGATTgtttgggaatgggggattCGGGAGCCTCTGGAAGCGACGTTCCCGCGAAAATTCCCATGTTTGGGAGTTTTCGGGAAAACGCAAGGAATGGGaattcggggggggggggggggggggggggggggggggggggggggggggggggaccctcTGGAAACAGCTTTCCCACAAAACTTCCCatgtttgggagttttttggaAAACGTAAGAAACGAGAATTCTGGGATGGAATTTCCACtttttgggatgtttgggaTCGTTTGAGAATGAGGAATTTGGGAGTGTCTGAAAGTGGAAAATTTCAGGAGAATCCCATgtggggagggatttgggaattcccaaatttggGAATTCCTTGGAAAAATGCAAGGAACAGGAATTCCGGGGGTGCAATTCCCACTTTTCAGGATGTCCGGGATCatttgggaatgggggattCAGGACtctctggaaacagaaaaattttggGAGAATTctgaatttgggaattccctggaaaaatgcaaggaatgggaattctgggatggaattcccactTTTTGTGATCCTGGAGTTTGGAATCATTTGGGAACAGGGAAGCCTCTGGAAGAGGAGTTCCCACAAAAAATTTGGGAGAATCCCATgtggggagggatttgggaattcccaaatttggGAATTCCTTGGAAAAATGCAAGGAACAGGAATTCCGGGGGTGCAATTCCCACTTTTCAGGATGTCCGGGATCatttgggaatgggggattCAGGACtctctggaaacagaaaaattttggGAGAATTctgaatttgggaattccctggaaaaatgcaaggaatgggaattctgggatggaattcccactTTTTGTGATCCTGGAGTTTGGAATCATTTGGGAATGGGGAAGCCTCTGGAAGAGGAGTTCCCACAAAAAATTTGGGAGAATCCCATgtggggagggatttgggaattcccaaatttgggaatttttgggggatttttgggatttgaTCCCTTAATTCTCAAGGAAAATTCCTATTCTGAATCCCTCCAATTTTAGGATCTTGGGAATTTGATCCCCAAAAAAATTTTTGGGGATCTTTGGGATTTGATCCCCAAAAATCTCCAggaaaattcccattcccaaatcccatttttaatttttggatCTTTGGGATTTGATTACAAAAATTTTTTTGGGATCTTTTGGATTTGGTCCCAAAGAATCTCTGGggaaattcccattcccaaatcctccattTCTGGGGATCTTTGAGCTACGACCCCAAAACTTTTTTCTGGGGATTGTTGAGATTTGATCCCCAAAGAACCTCCAgaaaaattcccattcccaaatcccttctTTTTTGGATTCCCATTTCCATATCCCTccattttttccaggaaaattcccATACTCAAATccctctgttgtttttttttttgttttttttttgttttttttttttttttttttttttttttttcaaatttttgggACTTGATCCCAAAATATCTCCAtgaaaattcccattcccaaaccccaCCCCGCTTCCATCCCTTGCCTTTCCCACATTCCCAACCCTcattcccccattcccaattcccaggaTTTACCAGAATTCCGGCCTCGCTGCCCAGATCCCGGCACTTGGAATTCTCCCGGCACGGATCGGAAGCTCCGACGGAATTCCAAAGGATCAACCCCAGCACCACGGGAAGGATTCCCGACCCCATCCCGGCCGGAAAAACGGGATCACGCcgggggctgagagcaggaaaacCGGGAAGGAACTGTGGGAAAAatccccccggggggggggggggggggggggggggggggggggggggggggggggggggggggggggggggggggggggggggggggggggggggggggggggggggggggggggggggggggggggggggggggggggggggggggggggggggggggggggggggggggggggggggggggggggggggggggggggggggggggggggggggggggggggggggggggggggggggggggggggggggggggggggggggggggggggggggggggggggggggggggggggggggggggggggggggggggggggggggggggggggggggggggggggggggggggggggggggggggggggggggggggggggggggggggggggggggggggggggggggggggggggggggggggggggggggggggggggggggggggggggggggggggggggggggggggggggggggggggggggggggggggggggggggggggggggggggggggggggggggggggggggggggggggggggggggggggggggggggggggggggggggggggggggggggggggggggggggggggggggggggggggggggggggggggggggggggggggggggggggggggggggggggggggggggggggggggggggggggggggggggggggggggggggggggggggggggggggggggggggggggggggggggggggggggggggggggggggggggggggggggggggggggggggggggggggggggggggggggggggggggggggggggggggggggggggggggggggggggggggggggggggggggggggggggggggggggggggggggggggggggggggggggggggggggggggggggggggggggggggggggggggggggggggggggggggggggggggggggggggggggggggggggggggggggggggggggggggggggggggggggggggggggggggggggggggggggggggggggggggggggggggggggggggggggggggggggggggggggggggggggggggggggggggggggggggggggggggggggggggggggggggggggggggggggggggggggggggggggggggggggggggggggggggggggggggggggggggggggggggggggggggggggggggggggggggggggggggggggggggggggggggggggggggggggggggggggggggggggggggggggggggggggggggggggggggggggggggggggggggggggggggggggggggggggggggggggggggggggggggggggggggggggggggggggggggggggggggggggggggggggggggggggggggggggggggggggggggggggggggggggggggggggggggggggggggggggggggggggggggggggggggggggggggggggggggggggggggggggggggggggggggggggggggggggggggggggggggggggggggggggggggggggggggggggggggggggggggggggggggggggggggggggggggggggggggggggggggggggggggggggggggggggggggggggggggggggggggggggggggggggggggggggggggggggggggggggggggggggggggggggggggggggggggggggggggggggggggggggggggggggggggggggggggggggggggggggggggggggggggggggggggggggggggggggggggggggggggggggggggggggggggggggggggggggggggggggggggggggggggggggggggggggggggggggggggggggggggggggggggggggggggggggggggggggggggggggggggggggggggggggggggggggggggggggggggggggggggggggggggggggggggggggggggggggggggggggggggggggggggggggggggggggggggggggggggggggggggggggggggggggggggggggggggggggggggggggggggggggggggggggggggggggggggggggggggggggggggggggggggggggggggggggggggggggggggggggggggggggggggggggggggggggggttggagTAGGGAAAAGAGGCGGATCCAAGAATTCCCTCCGTTTTccagtgcctcagtttccctctgaaaaaaatccctcccattttcccattaaaattcccatttttctccccaaatctgggaatgtccaggagggaatttttttcccccaaattttggattttttgtgcCCGGACAGAGGCGGATCCAGGGatccccttcccttttcccgtgcctcagtttccctctggAAAAACGGGAATTTTACCGAGAATTATGGGAAATTTATCCCAATCCCCATCCCGGGAAAATGGGAGGGaattttccagagggaaaaactGAGGTAGGAAAAGGgatccctaaaaaaaaaaaaattgggataaaTTCCCTCCTGACCAttctcggggggggggggggggggggggggggggggggggggggggggggggggggggggggggggggggggggggggggggggggggggggggggggggggggggggggggggggggggggggggggggggggggggggggggggggggggggggggggggggggggggggggggggggggggggggggggggggggggggggggggggggggggggggggggggggggggggggggggggggggggggggggggggggggggggggggggggggggggggggggggggggggggggggggggggggggggggggggggggggggggggggggggggggggggggggggggggggggggggggggggggggggggggggggggggggggggggggggggggggggggggggggggggggggggggggggggggggggggggggggggggggggggggggggggggggggggggggggggggggggggggggggggggggggggggggggggggggggggggggggggggggggggggggggggggggggggggggggggggggggggggggggggggggggggggggggggggggggggggggggggggggggggggggggggggggggggggggggggggggggggggggggggggggggggggggggggggggggggggggggggggggggggggggggggggggggggggggggggggggggggggggggggggggggggggggggggggggggggggggggggggggggggggggggggggggggggggggggggggggggggggggggggggggggggggggggggggggggggggggggggggggggggggggggggggggggggggggggggggggggggggggggggggggggggggggggggggggggggggggggggggggggggggggggggggggggggggggggggggggggggggggggggggggggggggggggggggggggggggggggggggggggggggggggggggggggggggggggggggggggggggggggggggggggggggggggggggggggggggggggggggggggggggggggggggggggggggggggggggggggggggggggggggggggggggggggggggggggggggggggggggggggggggggggggggggggggggggggggggggggggggggggggggggggggggggggggggggggggggggggggggggggggggggggggggggggggggggggggggggggggggggggggggggggggggggggggggggggggggggggggggggggggggggggggggggggggggggggggggggggggggggggggggggggggggggggggggggggggggggggggggggggggggggggggggggggggggggggggggggggggggggggggggggggggggggggggggggggggggggggggggggggggggggggggggggggggggggggggggggggggggggggggggggggggggggggggggggggggggggggggggggggggggggggggggggggggggggggggggggggggggggggggggggggggggggggggggggggggggggggggggggggggggggggggggggggggggggggggggggggggggggggggggggggggggggggggggggggggggggggggggggggggggggggggggggggggggggggggggggggggggggggggggggggggggggggggggggggggggggggggggggggggggggggggggggggggggggggggggggggggggggggggggggggggggggggggggggggggggggggggggggggggggggggggggggggggggggggggggggggggggggggggggggggggggggggggggggggggggggggggggggggggggggggggggggggggggggggggggggggggggggggggggggggggggggggggggggggggggggggggggggggggggggggggggggggggggggggggggggggggggggggggggggggggggggggggggggggggggggggggggggggggggggggggggggggggggggggggggggggggggggggggggggggggggggggggggggggggggggggggggggggggggggggggggggggggggggggggggggggggggggggggggggggggggggggggggggggggggggggggggggggggggggggggggggggggggggggggggggggggggggggggggggggggggggggggggggggggggggggggggggggggggggggggggggggggggggggggggggggggggggggggggggggggggggggggggggggggggggggggggggggggggggggggggggggggggggggggggggggggggggggggggggggggggggggggggggggggggggggggggggggggggggggggggggggggggggggggggggggggggggggggggggggggggggggggggggggggggggggggggggggggggggggggggggggggggggggggggggggggggggggggggggggggggggggggggggggggggggggggggggggggggggggggggggggggggggggggggggggggggggggggggggggggggggggggggggggggggggggggggggggggggggggggggggggggggggggggggggggggggggggggggggggggggggggggggggggggggggggggggggggggggggggggggggggggggggggggggggggggggggggggggggggggggggggggggggggggggggggggggggggggggggggggggggggggggggggggggggggggggggggggggggggggggggggggggggggggggggggggggggggggggggggggggggggggggggggggggggggggggggggggggggggggggggggggggggggggggggggggggggggggggggggggggggggggggggggggggggggggggggggggggggggggggggggggggggggggggggggggggggggggggggggggggggggggggggggggggggggggggggggggg
This DNA window, taken from Ficedula albicollis isolate OC2 unplaced genomic scaffold, FicAlb1.5 N00863, whole genome shotgun sequence, encodes the following:
- the POMC gene encoding pro-opiomelanocortin, with translation MGSGILPVVLGLILWNSVGASDPCRENSKCRDLGSEAGILACAGSCRAQLSLESPLFPGNGQFQPLSESLRRYVMSHFRWNQFGRKNSSDAGMRKREEGAGNDPGIPFSRRSEEAEKDGKRSYSMEHFRWGKPVGRKRRPVKVYPNGAEEESAENSQLEFRREEPSEEEEEEEEAEFPKFPWNSQKEKRYGGFMSPERIRTPLVTLFKNAIGKSFSKDGQ